In Rhodamnia argentea isolate NSW1041297 chromosome 4, ASM2092103v1, whole genome shotgun sequence, the following proteins share a genomic window:
- the LOC115748825 gene encoding exocyst complex component EXO70A1: MAASGDSAASVEGIEKLVSARKSLMLSLEKSKALSSTLEKTGPRLTEINQRLPSLESAVRPIRADKDALGAVGGHINRAVGPAAAVLKVFDAVHGLEKMLLSDPRNDLAGYLSVLKRLEEALRFLGDNCGLAIQWLEDIVEYLEDNTVADDRYLSNLKKSLRSLRELQSDGGRAHLDGGLLDAALDKLEGESRRLLMEHSLPLPMSSISSLGEPACIAPSPLPVAVIKKLQAILGRLIANKRLDRCISIYVEVRSSNVRASLQALDLDYLEISISEFNDVQSIEGYIAQWGKHLEFAVKHLFEAEYKLCNDVFERLGMDVWMGCFAKIAAQAGILAFLQFGKTVTESKKDPIKLLKLLDIFASLNKLRLDFNRLFGGTACAEIQNLTRDLIQRVINGASEIFWELLAQVEIQRQTPPPPDGSVPRLVSFVTDYCNRLLGDNYKPILTQALVIHRSWNHEKFQERLLITEILKIMKAVELNLETWVKAYDDSNLANFFMINYHWHLYKHLKGTKLGELFGESPLKEHEQSQEYYTTVFVKDSWGQLLDHLSRERLILFSGGRATARDLVKKKLKIFNEAFDAMYSKQSNWVMLEKDLREKTTQAIVQTVVPVYRSFMQHYGPLVEKDQSSSKYAKYTVQNLEKMLGSLYQPKPTRYGSFKGRQLSGKFNNGLQDLRRTASAVM; this comes from the coding sequence ATGGCTGCGTCTGGGGATAGTGCTGCTAGTGTTGAGGGCATTGAGAAGCTGGTTTCTGCGAGGAAGTCATTGATGCTGAGCTTGGAGAAGTCGAAAGCCCTAAGTTCGACGCTGGAGAAAACGGGCCCCAGATTGACCGAGATCAACCAGAGGTTGCCCTCTTTGGAGTCTGCAGTCCGGCCTATCCGCGCCGATAAAGACGCCCTTGGTGCTGTAGGTGGACACATTAACCGTGCGGTTGGCCCGGCCGCGGCGGTGCTCAAGGTTTTTGATGCTGTGCATGGCCTCGAAAAGATGCTGTTGTCAGATCCGCGCAATGATTTGGCAGGGTACCTGTCGGTGTTGAAGCGACTCGAGGAGGCATTGAGATTTTTGGGGGATAATTGTGGATTGGCAATCCAGTGGTTGGAGGATATAGTGGAGTATCTGGAGGATAATACGGTGGCAGATGATAGGTACCTTTCGAATTTGAAGAAATCATTGAGGAGTCTTAGGGAATTGCAGAGCGATGGTGGAAGAGCGCATCTTGATGGTGGGCTCCTCGATGCAGCATTGGACAAATTGGAAGGTGAGTCCCGTCGGCTCTTGATGGAGCACAGTTTGCCCCTTCCTATGTCTTCTATATCATCTCTTGGAGAACCAGCTTGCATTGCGCCGTCTCCGTTGCCAGTAGCTGTCATTAAGAAGTTGCAAGCTATTCTCGGGAGGTTGATCGCAAATAAGAGGCTTGATAGGTGCATATCGATATACGTAGAAGTGCGCAGTTCCAATGTTAGAGCAAGTTTGCAGGCTCTTGATCTGGACTATCTTGAAATATCAATCTCTGAATTTAATGATGTTCAGAGCATAGAGGGGTACATTGCTCAGTGGGGGAAGCATTTGGAATTTGCAGTGAAGCATTTGTTTGAGGCAGAATATAAACTCTGCAACGATGTATTTGAGAGACTCGGTATGGATGTTTGGATGGGTTGCTTTGCAAAAATAGCTGCCCAAGCCGGTATTCTCGCGTTTCTTCAATTTGGGAAGACTGTtacagagagcaagaaagaCCCGATCAAACTTTTGAAACTATTGGACATATTTGCTTCCTTGAACAAATTGCGATTGGATTTTAACAGGCTCTTCGGGGGAACAGCCTGTGCTGAGATTCAGAATTTGACCCGGGATCTCATTCAGAGGGTCATCAATGGGGCAAGTGAGATTTTCTGGGAACTTCTCGCTCAGGTAGAGATTCAGAGGCAAACCCCACCTCCTCCTGATGGAAGTGTACCGAGATTAGTGAGCTTTGTGACTGATTATTGCAATAGGCTGCTGGGAGACAATTATAAGCCTATCCTGACTCAGGCCCTGGTCATTCATCGTAGTTGGAATCATGAGAAATTCCAAGAGAGACTCCTTATTACTGAGATTCTCAAAATTATGAAAGCAGTGGAGCTGAATTTGGAGACTTGGGTGAAGGCTTATGATGATAGTAATCTTGCCAACTTTTTTATGATTAATTATCACTGGCATCTGTACAAGCACTTGAAAGGGACAAAGCTTGGTGAGCTCTTTGGAGAATCTCCATTAAAAGAGCACGAACAGTCCCAGGAATACTACACCACGGTTTTCGTAAAAGATAGCTGGGGACAGCTTCTCGATCACTTAAGTAGAGAACGCCTAATTTTATTCTCAGGGGGGCGTGCTACTGCTCGTGATCttgtgaagaagaagctgaaaattttcaatgaagCTTTCGATGCCATGTATTCAAAGCAGTCAAACTGGGTCATGCTGGAGAAAGATCTGAGGGAGAAGACAACCCAGGCTATAGTCCAAACGGTTGTGCCCGTTTACAGGAGCTTTATGCAACACTATGGACCGCTGGTTGAGAAAGACCAAAGTTCGAGCAAATATGCTAAATATACGGTGCAGAACTTGGAGAAAATGCTGGGTTCTCTTTATCAGCCAAAGCCAACTAGATATGGCAGTTTCAAAGGAAGGCAGCTTAGTGGAAAGTTTAACAATGGGCTACAAGACCTTCGCCGCACTGCTTCTGCTGTTATGTAA